Proteins from a genomic interval of Paenibacillus sp. FSL H8-0048:
- a CDS encoding FTR1 family iron permease gives MIPMKITVTHGSWRQIRAALLLLCLLVLLPGAPASASGAPLDELLPPVGSALVEAGQSRWEAAAADVESFAALWRSANKSKPDPALAGPAAVVDAALDAAAEALAGGGGAPAKAALSTLARSVDAYVTAAAGEGGGNTGTAGRAAAAKLLPAAERTRDAARSADWAAAAEAYRAVVNGWTPAERGIRADNPAVYGLLETKMSLLRIALQAEPVRGEAAQAEAEALVTLLSGYSEGKAVDTGGAPRPASIEGLISYLKQASASAQAGDSAAAADIMEQFITAWPSAEGQVQLASPKVYASIENESTAVTGYLLSSPPKLDQALSLMDTMLSELTPLAGEQTYTAWDAALILLREGLEAILVLAALLAYLRREAVPAASRWVWSGAAAGLAASIGLAVLLTYSLSQAASGGARELIEGITGLVAVVMMLTVGRWLHGKSSTAAWNKYVDLQMQGALAKGNLWYLFFIAALAILREGAETTIFYAGMAPAIDTSQLLLGIGSALVILIILGYAMIALSAKLPLAAFFRAATVLIYYLVFRFLGESLHALQIAGKLPAHTGHSLPSIGWLGMYPTWETTIPQLLILVLILWELLRGRRAANRTKAANGITK, from the coding sequence ATGATCCCGATGAAGATCACAGTTACACATGGTTCCTGGCGGCAGATCAGGGCAGCGCTGCTGCTCCTCTGCCTGCTTGTGCTGCTCCCCGGCGCGCCGGCTTCTGCGTCAGGCGCGCCGCTGGATGAGCTGCTGCCGCCTGTAGGCAGCGCGCTGGTCGAGGCCGGCCAGAGCCGCTGGGAGGCGGCGGCGGCCGATGTCGAATCGTTCGCGGCGCTGTGGCGCAGCGCGAACAAGAGCAAGCCGGACCCGGCACTCGCCGGTCCGGCTGCTGTGGTGGACGCCGCGCTGGACGCTGCGGCGGAAGCCTTAGCGGGCGGCGGCGGAGCGCCCGCCAAGGCGGCCCTGTCCACGCTCGCCCGCAGCGTGGACGCTTATGTTACCGCCGCCGCAGGCGAAGGCGGCGGTAACACGGGCACCGCCGGACGCGCAGCGGCGGCGAAGCTGCTGCCCGCGGCGGAGCGCACGCGGGATGCGGCGCGCAGCGCCGACTGGGCCGCGGCGGCGGAAGCCTACCGCGCCGTGGTGAACGGCTGGACGCCGGCGGAACGCGGCATCCGGGCGGACAATCCCGCCGTCTACGGCTTGCTGGAGACGAAGATGAGCCTGCTGCGCATTGCGCTGCAGGCAGAGCCGGTCCGCGGAGAGGCCGCGCAGGCGGAAGCGGAAGCGCTGGTGACGCTGCTGTCCGGCTACAGCGAAGGCAAAGCCGTCGATACCGGTGGTGCGCCGAGGCCAGCTTCCATCGAGGGGCTGATCAGCTATCTGAAACAAGCCTCCGCCTCCGCCCAGGCCGGAGACAGCGCAGCAGCCGCTGATATCATGGAGCAGTTCATCACTGCCTGGCCTTCGGCCGAAGGCCAGGTCCAGCTGGCTTCACCCAAGGTCTATGCCAGCATCGAGAACGAGAGCACCGCCGTCACCGGTTATCTGCTCTCCAGCCCTCCGAAGCTGGACCAAGCACTATCACTTATGGATACGATGCTCTCTGAGCTGACGCCGCTGGCCGGGGAACAGACATATACCGCATGGGATGCGGCACTTATTCTGCTGCGGGAGGGGCTGGAGGCGATTCTTGTACTCGCCGCCCTGCTTGCCTATCTGCGCCGCGAAGCAGTACCGGCAGCCAGCCGCTGGGTATGGTCCGGCGCGGCGGCAGGTCTGGCCGCAAGCATCGGCCTCGCCGTGTTGCTGACCTATTCCCTCTCCCAAGCCGCCTCCGGCGGCGCACGCGAGCTGATCGAAGGCATCACCGGTCTCGTCGCCGTGGTCATGATGCTCACCGTCGGCCGCTGGCTGCATGGCAAATCCAGCACAGCAGCCTGGAATAAATATGTAGACCTCCAGATGCAAGGCGCCCTTGCCAAAGGCAATCTGTGGTACCTGTTCTTCATCGCTGCGCTGGCCATTTTGCGCGAAGGGGCGGAGACTACGATTTTCTACGCAGGGATGGCACCGGCCATTGACACCTCTCAGCTGCTGCTCGGGATTGGCAGTGCCTTGGTGATCCTGATCATCCTCGGCTATGCCATGATTGCACTGAGTGCCAAATTGCCGCTTGCTGCCTTCTTCCGCGCTGCTACAGTGCTGATCTACTATCTGGTGTTCCGCTTCCTCGGTGAGAGTCTTCACGCCTTGCAGATCGCCGGCAAGCTGCCAGCCCATACCGGGCACAGCCTGCCCTCCATCGGCTGGCTTGGCATGTATCCGACCTGGGAGACCACCATCCCGCAACTGCTCATTCTTGTCCTCATCCTATGGGAGCTGCTGCGCGGCAGACGGGCTGCCAACAGAACGAAGGCCGCAAACGGGATCACTAAGTAA
- the efeB gene encoding iron uptake transporter deferrochelatase/peroxidase subunit, producing MNKKDKNSRNKADADHGIPAPETQLFNTKFSRRDMLRLTGASGLGLLLGGGGVGGFMAARQAAGRAVPAAAAFGQNEEQADTIPFYGKHQAGILTPAQNFLCFASFDLTTTMISDLKKLLEDWTAAAAALTSGTMIGTANDKPNLPPTDTGEADGLTPSKCTLTFGAGPALFDSRFGLAGKRPASFTELPSFPGDSLEPQWCGGDLCVQACADDMQVAFHAIRNLARIARGTAVLRWTQEGFQRSASADPSGGTPRNLLGFKDGTGNPDVTDDTQMRNIVWSGSADGPAWMNGGTYLAVRRVRFRIEVWDRSPLSDQEATFGRHRQSGAPIGARDEFAELNLAAADAAGKPLIPPDSHSALAHGDGSVKMLRRSYSYSSGMDLKTGQLDAGLVFISFQKDLMKQFVSIQQRLSKNDRLNEYMVHTGSAVFACFPGVREGGYIGELLLEG from the coding sequence ATGAACAAGAAAGATAAGAATTCCCGGAATAAGGCTGACGCGGATCATGGAATTCCTGCGCCGGAGACCCAGCTGTTCAATACCAAATTCAGCCGCCGCGATATGCTGCGGCTGACCGGTGCCTCAGGTCTCGGGCTGCTGCTGGGCGGAGGCGGTGTAGGCGGCTTTATGGCGGCACGCCAGGCAGCGGGACGGGCAGTCCCGGCCGCCGCAGCCTTCGGGCAGAATGAAGAACAGGCGGATACGATCCCCTTCTACGGCAAGCACCAGGCGGGGATTCTTACGCCTGCACAGAATTTTCTGTGCTTCGCTTCATTTGATCTGACGACGACCATGATCAGTGATCTGAAAAAACTGCTGGAGGACTGGACTGCCGCCGCCGCTGCCCTGACCTCGGGTACGATGATCGGCACGGCGAACGACAAGCCCAATCTCCCGCCTACCGACACCGGTGAGGCGGATGGCCTCACCCCCTCTAAGTGTACCCTTACCTTCGGAGCTGGTCCGGCCCTGTTCGACAGCCGCTTCGGGCTGGCCGGGAAGCGGCCCGCCTCCTTCACTGAGCTTCCGTCCTTCCCTGGAGACAGCCTGGAGCCGCAGTGGTGCGGCGGTGATCTCTGTGTTCAGGCCTGTGCGGACGATATGCAGGTGGCGTTCCATGCCATCCGCAATCTGGCCCGCATCGCCCGGGGCACAGCGGTGCTGCGCTGGACGCAGGAAGGCTTCCAGCGCAGCGCCAGCGCCGATCCGTCAGGCGGCACCCCGCGTAATCTGCTTGGCTTCAAGGACGGTACGGGGAATCCGGACGTCACCGATGACACGCAGATGCGAAATATTGTCTGGAGCGGCAGCGCCGATGGCCCGGCCTGGATGAACGGGGGCACGTATCTTGCGGTGCGGCGCGTACGGTTCCGTATTGAGGTCTGGGACCGCTCCCCGCTGAGCGATCAGGAAGCCACCTTCGGGCGGCACCGGCAGAGCGGCGCACCAATTGGAGCCCGGGATGAATTCGCTGAGCTAAATCTGGCAGCAGCCGATGCTGCCGGCAAGCCGCTCATCCCGCCGGACTCCCATTCCGCTCTCGCCCACGGAGACGGCTCGGTCAAAATGCTGCGCCGCTCCTACTCCTATTCCAGCGGCATGGATCTCAAAACCGGCCAGCTTGATGCCGGTCTGGTGTTCATCAGCTTTCAAAAGGATCTGATGAAGCAGTTCGTCAGCATCCAGCAGCGCCTCTCCAAAAATGACCGGCTGAATGAGTATATGGTTCATACCGGCAGTGCTGTCTTCGCCTGCTTCCCCGGTGTCCGGGAAGGCGGTTATATCGGGGAATTACTGCTCGAGGGTTGA
- the nagA gene encoding N-acetylglucosamine-6-phosphate deacetylase produces MAEINGMNGELLYGKVLTPDGIIEQGVIAVADGLIQYAGEASWLPAAYESWQTVTREPQGLLIPGFVDVHVHGGAGHDFMYSDADALDTITRFHASHGTTSMLATTMTASKADIDQVLAEVDAYRSREGGMPYARLAGVHLEGPFISVRWPGAQNPEHIVPANIEWLEEWEHKYPGMIRQVTLAPEREAALEAIQWLRKHGITAALGHTDATFEQVITAADAGLNQAVHMFNAMTPLHHRKPGTAGAVLFDPRIRAEVIADGIHVHPAAISLITRLKNNHNLLLITDAMSATGLSDGEYAIGDLPVIVKDGIATLKEHPEALAGSTLTMISGFRYLVQEVGLSLLEASQAASLNPALSLGMQRSIGTLEAGKRGDILQLDQDLNLRGVWIGGRKLEA; encoded by the coding sequence ATGGCTGAAATAAACGGTATGAACGGAGAACTTTTGTACGGCAAGGTGTTGACTCCTGACGGAATCATAGAACAGGGTGTAATTGCCGTAGCGGATGGCTTGATTCAATATGCCGGAGAAGCTTCCTGGCTGCCCGCAGCTTATGAGAGCTGGCAGACAGTCACCCGGGAGCCGCAAGGTCTGCTGATCCCCGGATTCGTTGATGTACATGTGCACGGCGGAGCCGGACATGACTTCATGTACAGCGATGCAGATGCTCTCGACACCATCACACGGTTCCATGCCTCACACGGGACGACCTCTATGCTTGCTACAACCATGACGGCTTCCAAGGCAGACATCGATCAGGTACTGGCCGAGGTGGATGCTTATCGTTCCCGTGAAGGCGGCATGCCTTATGCAAGGCTGGCAGGTGTCCATCTGGAGGGACCGTTCATCAGCGTAAGATGGCCTGGAGCGCAGAATCCTGAGCATATCGTTCCGGCTAATATAGAATGGCTGGAGGAATGGGAGCACAAGTATCCGGGAATGATCCGTCAGGTCACCCTGGCTCCTGAGCGTGAAGCTGCCCTGGAAGCGATCCAGTGGCTGCGCAAGCATGGCATTACGGCTGCGCTTGGCCACACAGATGCCACATTCGAGCAGGTAATTACCGCTGCCGATGCCGGACTGAACCAGGCGGTGCACATGTTCAATGCCATGACGCCGCTGCATCACCGCAAGCCGGGAACGGCCGGTGCCGTACTGTTCGATCCCCGGATCAGAGCCGAGGTCATTGCCGACGGTATCCATGTTCATCCGGCAGCCATCAGCCTCATTACCCGTCTCAAAAACAATCATAACCTGCTGCTGATCACAGATGCCATGTCAGCAACCGGACTCAGCGACGGAGAATATGCGATCGGTGACCTGCCTGTGATCGTTAAGGACGGCATAGCCACGCTGAAGGAGCATCCTGAAGCACTGGCCGGAAGCACACTGACGATGATTAGCGGGTTCCGTTATCTGGTTCAGGAGGTCGGTCTAAGCCTGCTGGAGGCCTCACAGGCTGCCAGCCTTAACCCGGCGCTCTCGCTCGGCATGCAGCGGTCTATCGGAACGCTGGAAGCAGGGAAGCGCGGCGATATCCTGCAGCTGGATCAGGACCTGAATCTGCGCGGCGTCTGGATCGGCGGACGCAAGCTGGAGGCCTAA
- the nagB gene encoding glucosamine-6-phosphate deaminase: MNILKFQHEEDFAATGANLIASLLQSNPRAVLGLATGSSPVGVYEKLVEMHRKGNVSFAKASSYNLDEYVGLPVDHPQSYRSFMNEHLFNHIDIDLARTHVPNGNAPDLAAECRAYDKLLEDNGPVDLQILGIGSNGHIGFNEPDASLSSGTHVVDLLEETLEANARFFDRVEDVPRQAVTMGIGGILKAKQIVLLVRGEEKAEAVKNALKGPITTQCPASLLQSHPNVVVLLDEGAAKWLK, from the coding sequence ATGAATATTTTGAAATTTCAGCATGAAGAAGATTTCGCAGCCACAGGAGCTAACCTGATCGCCAGTCTGCTGCAGAGCAATCCCAGAGCTGTTCTCGGGCTGGCTACCGGAAGCTCCCCTGTCGGGGTGTACGAGAAGCTGGTGGAGATGCACCGCAAGGGCAATGTCAGCTTCGCCAAAGCCTCATCCTACAACCTGGACGAATATGTCGGACTGCCTGTGGATCATCCGCAGAGCTACCGGAGCTTCATGAATGAGCATCTGTTCAATCATATCGATATCGACCTGGCCCGCACCCATGTGCCTAACGGAAATGCTCCCGATCTTGCGGCCGAATGCCGTGCGTATGACAAGCTGCTGGAGGATAACGGTCCGGTGGATCTGCAGATCCTCGGCATCGGCAGCAACGGTCATATCGGCTTCAACGAGCCGGATGCCAGCCTGAGCAGCGGAACGCATGTCGTCGATCTGCTGGAAGAGACCCTGGAAGCCAATGCCCGGTTCTTCGACCGTGTAGAGGATGTGCCGCGTCAGGCGGTAACGATGGGCATCGGCGGCATTCTCAAAGCGAAGCAGATTGTACTGCTTGTCCGCGGTGAAGAGAAGGCGGAAGCGGTTAAAAATGCGCTGAAGGGCCCGATCACCACCCAATGCCCCGCTTCGCTGCTTCAGAGCCATCCGAATGTGGTCGTCCTGCTGGATGAAGGAGCCGCCAAATGGCTGAAATAA
- a CDS encoding glycosyltransferase family 4 protein produces MKILFTFYVPSGGVETLNRLRCESLQKNGIECHVLYLMPGSGTHNSVSFPVFITPQDEDIRAVLNAHHYDAIIVTSDYLLLERLRRLGYGGILIYESQGLGTRSEARNVIIDSVPYLQSFCNAVLIPPTDHLLELFIEICPWLQRYVIPNLVDVQGFRYIPAEAPVDPVIAWVGRLEPNKNWSEYLKIAHHIRKAKPNLHLWMFHDPGLASDEQKAAFNEELHALGLNDRLNVFTNMPNQMMPVYYSSIAASGGFLLSSSVTEGFGYAVAEAVCCSCPVLSTDSDGVRSFITHNITGKFYPIGNIEAAVNEGLELMNNIPLREAICYQGRQHMVTHFGFDQYAHSFREMMNSFSIF; encoded by the coding sequence TTGAAAATTCTATTTACGTTTTATGTACCGAGCGGCGGGGTGGAGACCCTGAACAGGCTGCGGTGTGAGAGTCTTCAAAAGAACGGCATCGAATGCCATGTACTCTATCTCATGCCGGGGTCCGGCACTCACAATAGTGTAAGCTTCCCGGTATTCATCACTCCTCAGGATGAAGATATCAGGGCCGTACTGAATGCCCATCATTATGACGCCATCATCGTAACCTCAGATTATCTGCTGCTGGAGCGCTTGCGCCGGCTGGGGTATGGAGGCATCCTGATCTACGAGTCCCAGGGTCTGGGAACACGAAGCGAAGCCCGTAATGTGATTATAGATTCTGTGCCTTATCTGCAATCCTTCTGCAATGCTGTGCTGATTCCCCCCACCGATCATTTACTGGAGCTGTTTATCGAGATCTGCCCCTGGCTCCAACGCTATGTTATTCCGAACCTTGTGGATGTACAAGGATTTCGCTATATCCCCGCCGAGGCGCCGGTTGATCCTGTCATCGCCTGGGTAGGGCGGCTGGAACCCAACAAGAACTGGAGCGAGTACCTGAAGATTGCCCACCATATCCGCAAAGCAAAGCCCAACCTGCATCTCTGGATGTTCCATGATCCAGGCTTGGCCTCCGATGAACAGAAGGCGGCATTCAATGAAGAGCTGCATGCTCTTGGCCTGAATGACCGGCTGAATGTGTTCACGAATATGCCTAACCAGATGATGCCTGTCTACTATTCATCGATTGCCGCTTCAGGAGGCTTCCTGCTGTCCAGCTCGGTCACAGAAGGCTTCGGATATGCGGTAGCTGAAGCTGTCTGCTGCTCCTGTCCTGTACTCAGCACGGATTCCGACGGGGTCAGATCCTTCATCACTCATAATATTACGGGCAAGTTCTACCCCATTGGCAATATAGAGGCTGCCGTTAACGAAGGATTAGAGCTGATGAATAATATCCCGCTGCGTGAAGCCATCTGCTATCAGGGCCGTCAGCATATGGTTACGCATTTCGGATTCGATCAGTATGCACATTCCTTCCGCGAGATGATGAATTCCTTCTCTATCTTTTAG
- a CDS encoding LacI family DNA-binding transcriptional regulator — protein MANIKEIARMAGVSVTTVSRVLNNHPYVSKDKRAAVLQTIEQLDYTRNMNAVHLITGRTGAVAVILPYIHAFYFSIIMNGIAHEALLSQYRLILCQSNYLEEEEIKVLEMLRHKEIDGVVIVSTALKPDIIEEYTAYGPVVTCQDSGERRYSSVYIEHYAAFKEGLAYLTGKGYRSIGYCEGRSNGSSAVIRQAAYREFIAEHKLAFEEEWMIYDCTTEEDGAAVAQSLLMMPQRPEAMIITGDHVAAGLIIEARRAGLSIPHDLAVMGFDNQPIGRLLQITTMDNHLYEMGAAAFRIIHEQIHSEHLGPVYRKLDYRIIERSTV, from the coding sequence GTGGCTAATATTAAAGAAATCGCCCGGATGGCCGGAGTATCTGTAACGACCGTCTCACGGGTGCTGAATAATCATCCGTATGTCAGCAAGGACAAAAGAGCCGCTGTACTGCAAACGATTGAGCAGCTCGACTATACCCGCAATATGAACGCCGTTCATCTGATTACCGGACGTACCGGTGCGGTGGCGGTGATTCTGCCGTATATTCATGCTTTTTATTTCTCGATTATTATGAATGGCATTGCCCACGAGGCGCTGCTCTCGCAATACCGGCTGATTCTGTGCCAGAGCAATTATCTGGAGGAGGAAGAAATCAAAGTGCTGGAGATGCTGCGCCATAAAGAAATTGACGGTGTCGTGATTGTATCTACTGCGCTGAAGCCGGACATCATCGAGGAGTATACGGCCTACGGTCCGGTTGTCACTTGCCAGGACAGCGGAGAGCGGCGCTATTCTTCGGTCTATATTGAGCATTATGCGGCTTTCAAGGAAGGGCTGGCGTACTTGACCGGCAAAGGTTACCGCTCCATCGGATATTGCGAAGGACGGAGTAATGGCAGCAGTGCCGTGATCCGTCAGGCTGCTTACCGCGAATTCATTGCTGAGCATAAGCTGGCTTTTGAAGAGGAATGGATGATCTATGACTGTACAACGGAGGAAGACGGCGCTGCCGTTGCACAATCTCTGCTGATGATGCCGCAGCGGCCGGAAGCCATGATTATTACGGGAGACCATGTAGCTGCCGGGCTGATTATTGAAGCGCGCAGAGCCGGCCTTAGCATCCCTCATGACCTCGCAGTGATGGGCTTCGATAACCAGCCAATCGGACGTCTGCTTCAGATCACCACCATGGATAACCACCTGTATGAGATGGGGGCCGCCGCCTTCCGCATTATCCATGAGCAGATTCATTCGGAGCACCTGGGGCCGGTCTACCGCAAGCTGGACTACCGGATTATTGAGCGGTCCACGGTGTAG
- the efeO gene encoding iron uptake system protein EfeO: MKIGYAVPAGLLAASLLFGGCAGKDNSNNNANNSNNSESNAAAQAGSGAESVAKAGGEANADFTTAIDEYRKYVIEQCDAFVKQTEGFTDAVKAGKLEEAKALYAPARMHYERIEPIAEALGDLDPNIDARENDVDAAQWRGFHKIEQALWQNHTTEGMTDVADRLLKDAQLLRAKVETAGIDANLLVTGAVELLNEVSSSKVTGEEERYSHTDLYDFVANVEGAQKIYELLKPELAKKDPALEQTIGERFTALMNELAPFKSGEGYVSYETLKPEEIRKLSQNLDALAEPLSNMGTILGV; this comes from the coding sequence ATGAAAATAGGTTATGCAGTACCTGCGGGTCTGCTTGCAGCGTCCCTCCTGTTCGGCGGATGTGCGGGCAAGGACAACAGCAATAACAATGCTAATAACAGCAATAATTCGGAAAGTAATGCCGCAGCCCAGGCAGGTAGCGGGGCAGAAAGTGTAGCGAAGGCCGGAGGTGAGGCGAACGCAGATTTCACCACTGCCATCGACGAATACCGCAAATACGTCATTGAACAATGTGATGCGTTCGTCAAGCAGACCGAAGGCTTCACGGATGCCGTCAAGGCAGGCAAGCTGGAAGAGGCTAAGGCGCTGTATGCTCCGGCGCGTATGCATTATGAGCGGATCGAGCCGATTGCTGAAGCACTCGGAGATCTGGACCCGAATATTGATGCCCGCGAGAATGATGTGGATGCCGCGCAGTGGCGCGGTTTTCATAAGATTGAACAGGCCCTCTGGCAGAATCATACCACGGAGGGCATGACAGATGTCGCGGACCGCCTGCTGAAGGATGCGCAGCTGCTGCGCGCCAAGGTGGAGACGGCCGGGATTGATGCCAATCTGCTCGTTACCGGGGCGGTTGAGCTGCTGAATGAGGTCTCCTCCTCCAAAGTAACGGGGGAAGAGGAGCGTTATTCCCATACGGATTTGTATGATTTTGTGGCGAATGTGGAGGGGGCCCAGAAGATCTATGAGCTGCTGAAGCCGGAGCTGGCCAAAAAAGACCCGGCCCTTGAGCAAACTATCGGCGAGCGGTTCACCGCCTTGATGAATGAGCTGGCACCGTTCAAATCGGGGGAGGGCTACGTCTCTTACGAAACGCTCAAACCGGAGGAGATCCGTAAGCTAAGCCAGAATCTCGATGCCTTGGCCGAGCCGCTATCCAACATGGGAACGATTCTGGGAGTGTGA
- a CDS encoding glycosyltransferase family 4 protein yields the protein MRLTFPVLTLSRGGAQRMIAELANALTLIGHEVVVLMPSLGVVEYEMNCPIIPVPAPVLTEDHFPYGDVIISNYYTTVPVAERASRQGKGLHIRLALCYEPNFLPDNNQSFASYGITRNLLVLSRWQQEVIRINHGIKGRIVPVGVDPDFHNMHFRDNPGKPLIVSAIMRRPEGGFSGHREQEYLIQQLDMVKRLHPEVELYIITPPAEYAASRSLQALLNTGSYQLRTPGNDDELAYHYNEADIFVSASTNDAGSLPGLEAMRCGAALVTVYSGGNLEYCAHGQNCLMSYRHENRLAADIVTLINDGELRRRLAARGEQDSLNFTWERSVQVFQAELFEMVSRQGI from the coding sequence TTGAGACTGACCTTTCCGGTTCTGACCTTATCCAGAGGCGGTGCGCAGCGGATGATAGCGGAGCTGGCGAACGCCCTGACATTAATAGGCCATGAAGTTGTTGTTCTGATGCCCAGCTTAGGTGTTGTGGAATATGAGATGAACTGTCCGATTATCCCTGTGCCCGCCCCGGTCCTTACAGAAGATCATTTCCCATACGGGGATGTCATTATCTCTAATTATTATACAACCGTGCCGGTTGCTGAGCGGGCCAGCCGTCAGGGCAAAGGACTGCATATCCGGCTGGCCTTATGCTATGAGCCGAATTTCCTGCCGGATAATAATCAGTCGTTCGCCTCCTACGGCATTACCCGCAACCTGCTTGTATTGTCCCGCTGGCAGCAGGAGGTCATACGGATCAATCACGGCATTAAAGGGAGAATTGTTCCGGTCGGTGTTGACCCGGATTTCCATAATATGCATTTCCGAGACAACCCGGGCAAGCCGCTGATCGTCTCGGCTATTATGCGGCGTCCAGAAGGCGGATTCTCCGGCCACCGGGAACAGGAATACCTGATTCAGCAGCTTGATATGGTCAAGCGGCTTCATCCTGAGGTGGAGCTCTATATTATAACTCCCCCTGCTGAATATGCCGCTTCAAGGAGTCTGCAGGCCTTGCTTAACACCGGGAGCTATCAGCTGCGGACACCCGGGAATGATGATGAACTGGCTTATCATTACAATGAGGCAGATATTTTTGTCAGCGCAAGTACCAATGATGCCGGTTCACTGCCGGGACTGGAAGCGATGCGCTGCGGTGCTGCACTGGTTACTGTATATTCAGGAGGAAATCTCGAATACTGTGCACACGGGCAAAACTGCCTGATGTCGTATCGTCATGAGAACCGTCTTGCTGCGGATATTGTGACGCTCATTAACGACGGGGAGCTTCGCCGGCGTCTGGCCGCCAGGGGAGAGCAGGATTCCTTGAATTTCACCTGGGAGAGAAGTGTGCAGGTCTTCCAGGCTGAGCTGTTTGAGATGGTATCCAGACAGGGGATATGA
- a CDS encoding MurR/RpiR family transcriptional regulator: MSPILHALEHDKPKLSQMERKLAERILASPGEIVHMGITELAEECGISTATITRFCKALHFKGYPDFKLKLAAELAHSDGSPETGSSSYQDIVAGNPLQFIVEAMQANHLASIRDTTSLLDLGRLQQVIDLLCRARRVDLYGMATSSIVAQDFYQKLIRIGVNCTAFADSHMQITSASSLSSGDVAFAVSYSGETPETVDALTCAAASGAATVSLTSYGSSTLATLADIPLFSSSLEQGMRRGDMASRIAQLHIIDILFTGMVSARFGDFIPRLEQSYRNVQHYRHKRGGQI; this comes from the coding sequence TTGTCTCCCATTCTGCATGCTCTGGAGCATGACAAGCCCAAGCTGTCGCAAATGGAACGCAAGCTGGCTGAGCGCATTCTGGCCTCGCCCGGGGAAATTGTCCATATGGGCATCACGGAGCTGGCGGAGGAATGCGGCATCAGCACGGCGACGATTACGCGGTTCTGCAAAGCGCTGCATTTCAAGGGTTATCCCGATTTCAAGCTCAAGCTGGCGGCTGAGCTGGCGCATAGCGACGGCTCGCCGGAGACCGGCAGCTCCTCTTATCAGGACATCGTGGCCGGCAATCCGCTGCAATTCATTGTAGAGGCCATGCAGGCCAACCACCTGGCCTCGATCCGGGACACCACCTCGCTGCTCGATCTGGGCCGGCTGCAGCAGGTCATTGATCTGCTGTGCAGAGCCCGGCGGGTCGATCTGTACGGGATGGCGACCTCATCCATCGTCGCCCAGGATTTCTATCAGAAGCTGATCCGCATTGGCGTGAACTGCACCGCTTTTGCCGATTCCCATATGCAGATTACTTCCGCTTCCTCACTCTCTTCCGGCGATGTGGCCTTCGCAGTCTCTTATTCGGGGGAGACCCCGGAGACAGTGGATGCCTTAACCTGTGCAGCCGCGAGCGGTGCAGCCACGGTATCGTTAACCTCCTATGGAAGCAGTACTCTGGCTACACTCGCTGATATTCCCCTGTTCTCCTCGTCTCTAGAGCAGGGCATGCGGCGCGGTGATATGGCGTCACGGATCGCACAGCTGCATATTATCGATATTCTGTTCACCGGCATGGTCAGTGCCCGGTTCGGGGATTTCATCCCCAGGCTTGAGCAATCTTACCGGAACGTCCAACATTACCGTCATAAACGGGGAGGTCAAATCTAA
- a CDS encoding YhcN/YlaJ family sporulation lipoprotein, with protein MLRSKFGLSVSAALLVGALSMTGCSAGHSADNGNMQTKSVRGTDGRIHVNSTRDMKRDDDFGSMEMSKELADRVAAMPQVRSANVIMVGRSAYVAVMLEHASGGVHTRSTTREKATGRGTAAGVPGMTGTGGSMAGIPGSLTGTGTVGGTGMAAPEDYPGNGNNGIMSRSNMGDDTDLIPGEIKNKIAAELKKGNTYIGNVYVSANPDFVDRADYYAREFRAGHPLRGFANEFRIMAERIFPARSGQ; from the coding sequence ATGTTGCGCTCGAAATTCGGCTTGTCCGTGTCTGCTGCCTTGCTGGTCGGCGCCTTAAGTATGACCGGCTGCAGTGCCGGCCATTCGGCAGATAATGGCAATATGCAGACGAAAAGTGTACGGGGGACAGACGGGCGAATCCACGTGAACTCCACACGGGACATGAAGCGTGATGATGACTTCGGCAGCATGGAGATGAGCAAGGAATTGGCTGACCGTGTAGCGGCTATGCCGCAAGTCCGTTCCGCTAACGTTATTATGGTTGGCCGAAGCGCTTATGTCGCTGTAATGCTGGAGCATGCTTCAGGCGGAGTACACACCCGTAGTACCACCCGCGAGAAAGCTACCGGAAGAGGAACTGCTGCCGGTGTTCCCGGAATGACGGGAACAGGCGGCTCTATGGCCGGCATTCCAGGGAGTCTGACAGGCACCGGCACTGTTGGCGGTACAGGCATGGCGGCTCCCGAGGATTATCCGGGGAATGGCAATAACGGGATTATGTCCAGAAGCAATATGGGGGATGATACAGACTTGATTCCCGGGGAGATTAAGAATAAAATCGCCGCAGAGCTTAAAAAAGGTAACACATACATCGGCAATGTGTACGTCTCGGCGAACCCGGATTTCGTGGATCGGGCTGATTATTATGCCCGGGAATTCCGTGCAGGACATCCGCTCAGAGGCTTCGCGAATGAATTCCGCATCATGGCGGAACGGATTTTCCCTGCGCGCAGCGGACAGTAA